The sequence CAGGCACATGAAGACCACGCCAAACTGCTTTAGACGCAACCAAAACATCATCCGAACACCCACCACACTCGTCGATTACCACCGCTATTACATCCATACCTTTGTAACTTATATTAATGCCCTTATTGCAATTTTTACCATCATTGTACCACGTAGTGGGCAATGACACTAGAAATTTATCATTTGAGTGGTACTTACCATCGCACTCAGCCGGCCCTCCACTGTCTCCACCCTTGGTATAATCAGTGATCATTAAATTCTCTTGTACACCAATGGCCGAATGGATTGAGTGTTTACTCATCAACTTACGACCGTGTTTGGACTGATTATTGACGCGGGCGGTATGCAATGTGAAAAGTAGAGAAAAGATAACGAGAAAGATTATAAGAGTAGATTGcttcatttttgttgatgttttatggTGCGTAAGAATAGGGGAAACAAATACAAGTTTAAATACAATAAAGAAAAGATTATAGTTGTAGTTGATTTCCACAAGGACCACAAAGTTGTTAACAACTGCAAACAAGAAATCAAAGGCGAGGACAAAAAACTTTGTTGGAATTTAATTATATGAAATTGTTGAAAAGAGTAAGTAAAAAGGAGGATGATTCTCacaacacttttttgatcctcacacaccaattgagtattattagaagagtaaaaagttaaaataggtgtgtgagaatcaaaaaagtgtgtgtgataaTCATCCCCCAAGTAAAAAGGGTCAAAGCTAGTGattgaatttatttatttttaaatttcACAACTTAATTTGTACACAATCTTATCTTATTAGTGGATAATTAAAATAGATTAGATATGTATGGAGTATAATAATTCAGTCCTCTTATTGACCAATCGTTAAACAGATTTTATGGATCTTATGGATTTAGGTCAaaaagtgtatataagtgtatttagCAGACACCTCGATCCCGTATTTCCTTTGAAAACTCACCAGACCCACCCCGAAAAAGTCGGATGCCGAAAAATTACCTCCACCAGGTCTCTATACATGTGACAGGAGCAATCATCATCCCACTGCCACAAGAGTTGTAAATTCTTGTTACCAGTGCGGATTGAACCTGCGCCTGATTTAGGTCCAAGCTTCCACATGGTGGGTCCCAGCTTCAAAGGTACCGGGTACCACTGAGCTATTGCTACATTGATGGATCTTATGGATTTAGATATGAAAGAAATGGAAAATATTCATTTGCATTCTTAATTTTGCTTGAAAATCAAAGGATAAATCTCATTGCCCTTGGATCAATATAATCAATGGCTATGATTAAAAAGGAAAAATTGTTTAAAAATGTATCGAACTTTCACCAAATtcatattgtatgcattcaacttttaaatCTCCTATTGTAAGCATTCAACTATTTAAATTGTTCTATTGTATATATTTAACTTGTTATAGCATGTAGCTTTCAAGTCATTTCAATTTCAAAATTACATCATTAGTCCTTCATGTTTGTCAAATATTGCATTTTTTTCTAGACAAAATTACATTATTGATCCTTTTTCACCTTTTTTCATCTTCAACACTTCTTCACCAAACCAAACGTCACTGAACAAAGTGTATAAAAATCTTAAGATGGGTTAACATGACAAAAGCAACGTTCAATAAATTACAAAAGCAATTTGCTTATTCGTCTTCTTCATGAATCACAAAATCATTTAGAGAAACACAAAAACAATCACCATCATCAAATTAAAACTTTACATACAAATggattttttttctgggtttcgtTCTTCATCGGATGAATAGATCATGCTAAATTCACTAGTTAGTAACTTGAAACAAAAAGGAGAATTTTTTGgatttaaaattagggtttatatagaTTTACAGAAGAGTaaaaattgttgaagataccggAACGGCGACAACTGTAATAGTTGAAGATATCTTCCAATGTTCGAAGACCTGAAGCCATGTCCATAAGAAATATGAATTGAATTTATGTTTAAATACATGATTGTATTCTCTCTGTGTGTTGATAAAGGGTACTCCGTATTTGATTGTAACAAGATTTAGGGGTGCACGCTACGCTGCTGACAATTGTATGCGATTACGATGGGGACAAAAATCGTGAATAGTGGTTTTTCGTGTGTGTGATGAAGTTAATGATGTGAATGTAGGACATTGAAGTGAAGGTATTCTTAAAGATGAAGATGTTTTTGAAAATGATGAAGGCAATATCTAAGACTTAACGAAAAAAATTAACCGATTTTAAGTCTAGGGACCAACGACGAACTTTATTTAAATATTACATGGTACGTTCTCTAAAAGTTACATAATACATACAATAGAACAATTAaaatagttgaatgcatacaatagtagatttaaaagttgaatgcatacaataggaatttggtgaaagttcgatgcattttcaaacaattttcccGATTAAAAACAcgggacaatcacatgtgattggctagGATTAAAAACGctggacaatcacatgtgattgtcatgacaatcacat comes from Rutidosis leptorrhynchoides isolate AG116_Rl617_1_P2 chromosome 4, CSIRO_AGI_Rlap_v1, whole genome shotgun sequence and encodes:
- the LOC139842459 gene encoding putative ripening-related protein 2; translated protein: MKQSTLIIFLVIFSLLFTLHTARVNNQSKHGRKLMSKHSIHSAIGVQENLMITDYTKGGDSGGPAECDGKYHSNDKFLVSLPTTWYNDGKNCNKGINISYKGMDVIAVVIDECGGCSDDVLVASKAVWRGLHVPESQWGDEIQVIWSYVN